From a single Osmerus mordax isolate fOsmMor3 chromosome 14, fOsmMor3.pri, whole genome shotgun sequence genomic region:
- the LOC136956568 gene encoding BTB/POZ domain-containing adapter for CUL3-mediated RhoA degradation protein 3-like produces the protein MKTSSGLLQTETCWITNFVIQGCLTKGSMEEMSGVSAVNSPLPAATTRTTSFKGSCPSSKYVKLNVGGALYYTTMQTLTKQDTMLKAMFSGRMEVLTDSEGWILIDRCGKHFGTILNYLRDGAVPLPDIRREVEELLAEAKYYLVQGLSDECHAALQNKDIYEPFCKVPLVTSSKEEQRLITTSNKPTVKLLYNRSNNKYSYTSNSDDNMLKNIELFDKLSLRFNGRVLFIKDVIGDEICCWSFYGQGRKIAEVCCTSIVYATEKKQTKVEFPEARIYEETLNILLYESQDGRGPDNALLEATGGAAGRSHHLDEDEERERIERIRRIHIKRPDDRTHHHQ, from the exons ATGAAAACGTCATCTGGGCTGCTTCAAACGGAAACGTGCTGGATTACCAACTTTGTTATTCAAGGCTGCCTGACCAAGGGTTCTATG GAAGAGATGTCAGGAGTGAGTGCGGTGAACTCGCCGCTTCCAGCGGCTACAACTCGTACCACCTCGTTCAAGGGTTCCTGTCCGAGTTCCAAATACGTGAAGCTAAATGTGGGTGGTGCGCTCTACTACACCACAATGCAGACCTTGACTAAACAGGATACCATGCTCAAGGCCATGTTCAGTGGCAGGATGGAAGTTCTCACTGACAGTGAAG GCTGGATTTTGATTGACAGATGTGGGAAGCACTTCGGAACCATCCTGAATTACCTGCGTGATGGCGCGGTGCCCCTACCCGACATCAGACGGGAAGTGGAGGAGCTTCTGGCTGAAGCAAAGTACTATCTGGTGCAGGGCCTGTCAGACGAGTGCCACGCAGCCTTACAG AACAAGGACATTTACGAGCCGTTCTGTAAAGTTCCCCTGGTGACGTCCTCCAAGGAGGAGCAGAGACTCATCACTACCTCCAACAAG CCTACGGTGAAATTGTTGTACAACCGAAGCAACAACAAGTACTCGTATACCAG CAACTCTGATGACAACATGCTGAAGAACATTGAGCTGTTTGACAAGCTCTCCCTTCGCTTCAACGGCCGGGTGCTGTTCATCAAGGACGTGATCGGAGACGAGATCTGCTGCTGGTCGTTCTACGGGCAGGGCCGCAAGATCGCTGAGGTGTGCTGCACCTCCATCGTCTACGCCACGGAGAAGAAGCAGACCAAG GTGGAGTTTCCAGAGGCCCGAATCTATGAAGAGACGCTCAACATTCTCCTGTATGAGTCCCAGGATGGGCGTGGCCCTGACAACGCTCTGCTGGAGGCCACGGGGGGCGCCGCGGGGCGCTCCCACCAcctggacgaggacgaggagcgTGAACGCATCGAGAGGATCCGACGCATTCACATCAAACGGCCCGATGACcgcacccaccaccaccagtaa
- the LOC136956577 gene encoding high choriolytic enzyme 1-like, giving the protein MEISTSLSLLMLLLLGLSQANPIHIDGENSNEHLHMSAGGILTTNNQSSQLLLEGDLILPKHRNAMRCFQGDSCKWKKSSNGQVGIAYTIGSEYSPQERQIIENALRSFASVSCIRFVPRTTETDYIMVASQDGCFSSLGRQRGPQVLSINKRGCMENKIIQHETLHALGFQHEHTRSDRDQYVKINFANIDPGQYYNFAKSDTNNLGTSYDYSSIMQYPRRGFAINPNIDVIIPIPNPNVAIGQSTTFSRTDIERINRLYQC; this is encoded by the coding sequence ATGGAGATCAgcacctctttgtctctcctaatgctgctgctgttgggaCTCTCCCAAGCCAATCCCATCCATATAGATGGAGAAAACAGCAATGAACATCTACATATGTCCGCTGGCGGCATTCTGACCACAAACAACCAATCCAGTCAGCTTCTTCTGGAGGGAGACCTGATCCTACCAAAACACAGAAATGCCATGAGGTGCTTTCAAGGGGACTCATGCAAGTGGAAGAAATCCTCGAATGGTCAGGTGGGGATAGCCTACACAATCGGCAGTGAGTACTCTCCCCAAGAAAGGCAGATTATTGAGAACGCCCTGAGATCGTTTGCTTCTGTTTCCTGCATTCGCTTTGTGCCCCGTACAACTGAGACCGACTACATCATGGTTGCGAGCCAGGACGGCTGCTTCTCTTCTCTTGGGAGACAGCGGGGTCCACAGGTGCTCTCTATCAACAAGCGCGGTTGTATGGAAAACAAAATCATTCAACATGAGACCCTTCATGCCCTGGGCTTCCAGCACGAGCACACCAGGAGTGACCGTGACCAGTACGTCAAGATCAACTTTGCCAACATCGATCCAGGCCAGTACTATAACTTTGCCAAATCAGACACCAACAATCTTGGCACTTCCTATGACTACTCCTCAATCATGCAGTATCCAAGACGAGGTTTTGCCATCAACCCTAATATTGATGTCATTATACCTATCCCCAACCCTAACGTTGCTATTGGCCAGTCAACCACATTCTCAAGAACCGATATCGAGAGGATCAATCGACTATATCAGTGCTAA
- the LOC136956575 gene encoding high choriolytic enzyme 1-like, with amino-acid sequence MEISTSLSLLMLLLLGLSQANPIHIDGENTDEHLHMSAGGILTTNNQSSQLLLEGDLILPKHRNAMRCFQGDSCKWKKSSNGQVGIAYTIGSEYSPQERQIIENALRSFASVSCIRFVPRTTETDYIMVVSQDGCFSALGRQRGPQVLSINKRGCMENKIIQHETLHALGFQHEHTRSDRDQYVKINFANIDPGQYYNFAKSDTNNLGTSYDYSSIMQYPRRGFAINPNIDVIIPIPNPNVAIGQSTTFSRTDIERINRLYQC; translated from the coding sequence ATGGAGATCAgcacctctttgtctctcctaatgctgctgctgttgggaCTCTCCCAAGCCAATCCCATCCATATAGATGGAGAAAACACCGATGAACATCTACATATGTCCGCTGGCGGCATTCTGACCACAAACAACCAATCCAGTCAGCTTCTTCTGGAGGGAGACCTGATCCTACCAAAACACAGAAATGCCATGAGGTGCTTTCAAGGGGACTCATGCAAGTGGAAGAAATCCTCGAATGGTCAGGTGGGGATAGCCTACACAATCGGCAGTGAGTACTCTCCCCAAGAAAGGCAGATTATTGAGAACGCCCTGAGATCGTTTGCTTCTGTTTCCTGCATTCGCTTTGTGCCCCGTACAACTGAGACCGACTACATCATGGTTGTGAGCCAGGACGGCTGCTTCTCTGCTCTTGGGAGACAGCGGGGTCCACAGGTGCTCTCTATCAACAAGCGCGGTTGTATGGAAAACAAAATCATTCAACATGAGACCCTTCATGCCCTGGGCTTCCAGCACGAGCACACCAGGAGTGACCGTGACCAGTACGTCAAGATCAACTTTGCCAACATCGATCCAGGCCAGTACTATAACTTTGCCAAATCAGACACCAACAATCTTGGCACTTCCTATGACTACTCCTCAATCATGCAGTATCCAAGACGAGGTTTTGCCATCAACCCTAATATTGATGTCATTATACCTATCCCCAACCCTAACGTTGCTATTGGCCAGTCAACCACATTCTCAAGAACCGATATCGAGAGGATCAATCGACTATATCAGTGCTAA
- the LOC136956574 gene encoding high choriolytic enzyme 1-like, with translation MEISTSLSLLMLLLLGLSQANPIHIDGENTDEHLHMSAGGILTTNNQSSQLLLEGDLILPKHRNAMRCFQGDSCKWKKSSNGQVGIAYTIGSEYSPQERQIIENALRSFASVSCIRFVPRTTETDYIMVASQDGCFSALGRQRGPQVLSINKRGCMENKIIQHETLHALGFQHEHTRSDRDQYVKINFANIDPGQYYNFAKSDTNNLGTSYDYSSIMQYPRRGFAINPNIDVIIPIPNPNVAIGQSTTFSRTDIERINRLYQC, from the coding sequence ATGGAGATCAgcacctctttgtctctcctaatgctgctgctgttgggaCTCTCCCAAGCCAATCCCATCCATATAGATGGAGAAAACACCGATGAACATCTACATATGTCCGCTGGCGGCATTCTGACCACAAACAACCAATCCAGTCAGCTTCTTCTGGAGGGAGACCTGATCCTACCAAAACACAGAAATGCCATGAGGTGCTTTCAAGGGGACTCATGCAAGTGGAAGAAATCCTCGAATGGTCAGGTGGGGATAGCCTACACAATCGGCAGTGAGTACTCTCCCCAAGAAAGGCAGATTATTGAGAACGCCCTGAGATCGTTTGCTTCTGTTTCCTGCATTCGCTTTGTGCCCCGTACAACTGAGACCGACTACATCATGGTTGCGAGCCAGGACGGCTGCTTCTCCGCTCTTGGGAGACAGCGGGGTCCACAGGTGCTCTCTATCAACAAGCGCGGTTGTATGGAAAACAAAATCATTCAACATGAGACCCTTCATGCCCTGGGCTTCCAGCACGAGCACACCAGGAGTGACCGTGACCAGTACGTCAAGATCAACTTTGCCAACATCGATCCAGGCCAGTACTATAACTTTGCCAAATCAGACACCAACAATCTTGGCACTTCCTATGACTACTCCTCAATCATGCAGTATCCAAGACGAGGTTTTGCCATCAACCCTAATATTGATGTCATTATACCTATCCCCAACCCTAACGTTGCTATTGGCCAGTCAACCACATTCTCAAGAACCGATATCGAGAGGATCAATCGACTATATCAGTGCTAA
- the LOC136956576 gene encoding high choriolytic enzyme 1-like, producing MEISTSLSLLMLLLLGLSQANPIHIDGENSNEHLHMSAGGILTTNNQSSQLLLEGDLILPKHRNAMRCFQGDSCKWKKSSNGQVGIAYTIGSEYSPQERQIIENALRSFASVSCIRFVPRTTETDYIMVASQDGCFSALGRQRGPQVLSINKRGCMENKIIQHETLHALGFQHEHTRSDRDQYVKINFANIDPGQYYNFAKSDTNNLGTSYDYSSIMQYPRRGFAINPNIDVIIPIPNPNVAIGQSTTFSRTDIERINRLYQC from the coding sequence ATGGAGATCAgcacctctttgtctctcctaatgctgctgctgttgggaCTCTCCCAAGCCAATCCCATCCATATAGATGGAGAAAACAGCAATGAACATCTACATATGTCCGCTGGCGGCATTCTGACCACAAACAACCAATCCAGTCAGCTTCTTCTGGAGGGAGACCTGATCCTACCAAAACACAGAAATGCCATGAGGTGCTTTCAAGGGGACTCATGCAAGTGGAAGAAATCCTCGAATGGTCAGGTGGGGATAGCATACACAATCGGCAGTGAGTACTCTCCCCAAGAAAGGCAGATTATTGAGAACGCCCTGAGATCGTTTGCTTCTGTTTCCTGCATTCGCTTTGTGCCCCGTACAACTGAGACCGACTACATCATGGTTGCGAGCCAGGACGGCTGCTTCTCCGCTCTTGGGAGACAGCGGGGTCCACAGGTGCTCTCTATCAACAAGCGCGGTTGTATGGAAAACAAAATCATTCAACATGAGACCCTTCATGCCCTGGGCTTCCAGCACGAGCACACCAGGAGTGACCGTGACCAGTACGTCAAGATCAACTTTGCCAACATCGATCCAGGCCAGTACTATAACTTTGCCAAATCAGACACCAACAATCTTGGCACTTCCTATGACTACTCCTCAATCATGCAGTATCCAAGACGAGGTTTTGCCATCAACCCTAATATTGATGTCATTATACCTATCCCCAACCCTAACGTTGCTATTGGCCAGTCAACCACATTCTCAAGAACCGATATCGAGAGGATCAATCGACTATATCAGTGCTAA
- the LOC136956557 gene encoding autism susceptibility gene 2 protein homolog isoform X4, producing MDGKIKRSRRSRSQRDRVRRKDAIDNVQNRSPSSGSDRGQSPFGNKALRNDGKHTNLHHDRPTRPLRKKRRGSGCHEEDIIDGFAISSFLSLDNLEGAQRSRSRAEVTRLVGMPQRSSSKDPHSETSFSGRGYSCDSESDLDDKVSGVDADKLFTLRITFESPADLQQTPEVSSTTTASRVSGLQRSQEQSNDTPFARPAPSPHPTGIPAAPPTPPPLPVCVKKERSSPNVPTPLQTLPGLAQIKREPQVPFSHPQALFSGLHSSNSSSLEGSRKRPHPRSPHLGRHSSPSPALPLAISELPAPHYFLSGPGHRRTAVAMFPSPLSLPTNGIGGNPTGSGYSEHDLLRQELNNRFLAQSAERGGGPIPGPVKAEYHRHTHQHQHTFTPYPPCGPPPGLLGTPSAPTMGRTVTLNLEKYPVKLESPYSNLFPPYPPGTAGMPAQLPHTAPFSSLQGAFQPKANPLDVVLRPGEMPQTLPRISDPFRASSRKPGKWCAMHGQMAWQIHHHQQRMRHMRFDPGKMSVKLDLFSRPTAAGPPPGLPYPQEMITRPLLPSSGLFPMSPFSSPYHHPHYLSTSHLPDPFSRPSTYGGFGNVASNAFGGLGAPSSSPYGERQGHGLPGFNAPPHDGWNRLHRTPPSFPTPPTRSRPADLDRKPAGTNSEQQEAKKRDFTATREESGVDSRSSQERKPQPNQSSFTSYQISSLIGGNSSDKNNSILDQGPQAERVTKSLGKVHIKQSSSPGPEVQSRGPPDPSTTPTVKQQSPCEATPPLRGSVNIKQERREELELMAGTSNMTLLLPSVPAVLAHPHSQVPHPSRRNSYPNSGMFQGSHLPHSLPLSMGPLHSISSLSALERARVQPFMEARERVPSHLPAQWEPIRDPYRGLYLQSQQPHLTFDPARGHRQREAQHHIQDRHRQAEERARLHQLQGSPMEGHLAHTPTFMSSLGGAVYPRLSPSAPHSGHLNRTPPTATLSAPPPPPPPPPLVSTATPAVGGGPATPRKTTPTGGTPASRDLAPSGTPKQVEAQ from the exons GGAGCTCAGAGGAGCAGAAGCAGAGCTGAGGTCACCAGGTTGGTCGGTATGCCCCAGAGAAGCAGCTCCAAAGACCCCCACAGCGAG ACCTCATTCTCGGGGCGGGGATATTCG TGTGACAGCGAAAGTGACCTTGACGACAAG GTCTCAGGAGTTGATGCAGACAAGCTGTTCACGTTACGGATAACCTTTG AGTCTCCAGCTGACCTCCAGCAGACACCAGAGGTGTCCAGCACCACCACCGCCTCCAGGGTGTCCGGCCTGCAGCGCAGCCAGGAGCAGAGCAACGACACTCCCTTCGCCCGCCCCGCGCCCAGCCCCCATCCTACAGGCATCCCCgcggcccctcccacccctcccccgctgCCTGTGTGCGTGAAGAAGGAGCGGTCCTCCCCCAatgtccccacccccctccagaccCTGCCAGGCCTCGCCCAGATCAAGAGAGAACCTCAGGTCCCCTTCTCCCATCCGCAGGCCCTGTTCTCTGGTCTCCACAGCAG caacagcagcagtttGGAGGGCTCCCGCAAGAGACCGCACCCTCGGTCCCCTCACCTCGGAcgccactcctccccctctcctgccctgcccctggccATCTCTGAGCTTCCTGCCCCGCACTACTTCCTGTCCGGCCCGGGACATCGGCGGACGGCGGTGGCCATGTTTCCCAGTCCTTTGTCCCTCCCAACCAATGGCATCGGTGGAAACCCAACTGGCAGTGGCTACTCTG agcATGACCTCCTGCGCCAGGAGCTGAACAACCGTTTCCTGGCGCAGAGTGCCGAGCGAGGAGGCGGTCCCATACCGGGGCCTGTGAAGGCCGAGTACCACCGGCACacccaccagcaccagcacacCTTCACACCCTACCCCCCCTGCGGCCCCCCTCCTGGCCTTCTGGGCACGCCCTCCGCCCCAACCATGGGCCGTACCGTCACCCTCAAT TTGGAAAAGTATCCCGTCAAACTGGAAAGCCCGTATTCAAAT CtcttccctccctaccccccggGGACGGCAGGCATGCCCGCCCAGCTCCCCCACACGGCACCCTTCAGCTCTCTGCAAGGAGCCTTCCAGCCCAAG GCTAATCCTCTGGACGTGGTGctgagaccaggagagatgCCTCAAACTCTTCCTAGA ATATCTGATCCATTCAGAGCCTCAAGCAGG AAGCCTGGGAAGTGGTGTGCAATGCACGGCCAGATGGCCTGGCAgatccaccaccaccagcagcgAATGAGG CACATGCGCTTTGATCCTGGTAAGATGAGTGTGAAGCTGGACCTGTTCAGCCGGCCCACAGCAGCAGGTCCACCTCCAGGGCTGCCCTATCCCCAGGAGATGATCACCcgacccctgctcccctcctcag gtcTCTTTCCCATGTCCCCGTTCAGCAGCCCGTACCACCACCCTCACTACCTGTCTACAAGTCATCTGCCCG ATCCCTTCAGTCGGCCCAGTACCTATGGAGGCTTTGGGAACGTGGCAAGCAATGCctttggggggctgggggccccaTCGAGCAGCCCCTACGGAGAAAGGCAAGGccatgggttgccaggttttaaTGCCCCCCCTCATGATGGCTGGAACCGACTGCATCGCACACCGCCCTCCTTCCCCACTCCCCCAACGCGGTCCAGGCCTGCGGACTTGGACCGCAAGCCAGCAGGGACGAACAGTGAGCAGCAGGAAGCCAAGAAAAGGGATTTTACTGCTACCAGAGAGGAGTCCGGCGTCGACAG TAGGTCCTCACAGGAAAGAAAACCTCAGCCCAACCAATCGTCCTTCACCAGCTACCAGATCAGCAGTCTGATTGGTGGAAACAGCTCAGACAAGAATAATAGCATCCTGGACCAAGGCCCTCAGGCGGAGAGAGTGACGAAATCGCTGGGGAAGGTCCATATTAAGCAGAGCTCCTCTCCAGGGCCAGAAGTGCAGAGTCGAGGGCCTCCTGACCCCTCCACGACCCCCACAGTCAAGCAGCAGTCTCCCTGCGAGGCCACACCCCCTCTGAGGGGCTCTGTAAATATAAAGCAGGAACGTAGAGAAGAGTTGGAGCTAATGGCAGGGACGTCTAACATGACCCTCTTGCTGCCCTCGGTTCCAGCCGTCTTGGCTCATCCCCACTCCCAGGTTCCGCACCCCTCGAGGCGCAACTCTTACCCCAATTCAGGCATGTTTCAGGGCAGCCACCTACCtcactctctgcccctctccatgGGTCCCTTGCACTCAATCAGTAGTCTGAGTGCACTGGAGAGAGCACGGGTTCAGCCCTTCATGGAGGCCCGAGAGCGGGTGCCCTCGCACCTCCCGGCTCAGTGGGAGCCCATCCGTGACCCATACAGAGGGCTCTACCTGCAGAGCCAGCAGCCCcacttgacctttgaccccgcgCGGGGCCACAGGCAACGCGAGGCCCAGCACCACATCCAGGACAGGCACCggcaggcggaggagagggccaGGCTGCACCAGCTCCAGGGCTCTCCCATGGAGGGTCACCTggcccacacacccaccttcaTGTCCTCCTTGGGTGGGGCCGTGTACCCTCGTCTCAGCCCCTCTGCGCCGCACAGCGGACACCTGAACAGGACTCCCCCCACCGCTACCCTCAGCGctccgccgccgccgccacctCCGCCGCCTCTGGTTTCTACTGCAACGCCtgcggtgggggggggaccGGCAACGCCCAGGAAGACCACGCCTACAGGTGGCACGCCAGCCTCTAGGGACCTCGCTCCGTCGGGCACGCCCAAGCAGGTGGAGGCGCAGTAG